A window of the Camelus dromedarius isolate mCamDro1 chromosome 5, mCamDro1.pat, whole genome shotgun sequence genome harbors these coding sequences:
- the GPHB5 gene encoding glycoprotein hormone beta-5, with translation MRLAHLFLGPVALLLLAGCGCVLSTSSENLRTFVGCAVREFTFLAKKPGCRGLRITTDACWGRCETWEKPILEPPYIEAHHSVCTYNETKHVTVKLPNCAPGVDPFYTYPVAVRCDCGACSTATTECETI, from the exons ATGAGGCTGGCACACCTATTCCTTGGCCCCgtggccctcctcctcctggctggctgcggctgtgtcctcagcacctcCAGCGAGAATCTGCGTACTTTTGTGGGCTGTGCAGTGAGGGAGTTCACTTTCCTGGCCAAGAAGCCGGGCTGCCGGGGTCTTCGGATCACCACGGATGCCTGCTGGGGCCGCTGTGAAACCTGGGAG AAGCCCATTCTGGAGCCCCCGTACATCGAAGCCCATCACAGCGTCTGCACCTACAATGAGACCAAACATGTGACCGTCAAGCTGCCCAACTGTGCCCCCGGGGTCGACCCCTTCTACACCTACCCCGTGGCTGTCCGCTGTGACTGCGGGGCCTGCTCCACGGCCACCACGGAGTGTGAGACCATCTGA